From Acidisoma sp. PAMC 29798, one genomic window encodes:
- a CDS encoding transposase family protein has product MLSAVVSTPFEEWFSRTSRAPRLVLLGRIKERHGFMSMVLVPVSSALLSFIPRSLKVIRVVSTLHRVLIEVVPRSASAECSVCRNLSRRVHSTYRRLLHDLPWLGRPVTLRVAARRFHCVNRHCTRRTFAERLMDVARPATRLHSSSETSEGYGLRAGVIHHDCTRPAQKYITPSRCPICLRRASVKSRPLLSSKATALRLNAGAKFYSTCSSFNFPLPVERIGSVHRCEGRSLFPPFRTVADPLLFFGYHCTWVPTPKSCD; this is encoded by the coding sequence ATGCTCTCGGCGGTGGTGTCAACGCCGTTCGAAGAATGGTTCTCCCGCACTTCCCGTGCTCCCAGGCTTGTACTATTAGGGCGAATCAAGGAGAGACATGGATTCATGTCCATGGTGCTCGTCCCTGTGTCCTCCGCCTTGCTGTCTTTCATTCCGCGTTCGCTTAAGGTGATCCGGGTGGTCTCGACACTTCATCGGGTCTTAATTGAAGTAGTGCCTCGATCAGCATCGGCGGAATGCTCGGTCTGCCGCAATCTGTCGCGACGCGTTCACAGCACGTATCGACGTCTGCTGCACGACCTGCCGTGGCTGGGTCGGCCGGTGACGCTACGCGTCGCTGCGCGGCGGTTTCATTGCGTGAATCGCCACTGCACTCGCCGTACATTCGCGGAGCGCCTGATGGACGTGGCAAGGCCAGCAACGAGGCTCCACTCCTCATCAGAAACGTCAGAGGGATACGGCTTGCGAGCGGGCGTCATCCATCATGACTGCACCAGACCCGCTCAAAAGTACATAACACCCTCTAGATGCCCAATTTGCCTGCGACGGGCGTCAGTCAAGAGCCGCCCGCTACTTTCCAGCAAGGCAACCGCCTTACGGTTGAACGCCGGCGCAAAGTTCTATAGCACCTGCTCATCGTTCAACTTCCCGCTCCCTGTGGAGCGTATCGGCAGTGTACACCGATGCGAGGGAAGATCACTCTTTCCCCCGTTTCGAACCGTAGCGGATCCATTGTTATTCTTTGGCTACCATTGCACCTGGGTTCCAACACCAAAGAGTTGCGATTGA
- a CDS encoding YrrC family ATP-dependent DNA helicase — protein sequence MAHPARHRENRPETLPSTAPKIGCRAITPGLSLRLDEKRGSRHVLRVKSRGPRDFVVVKGNAATISVGKSISTIGNWVNDRDHGLQF from the coding sequence ATGGCGCACCCAGCCCGTCATCGTGAAAACAGGCCCGAAACTCTACCCTCGACCGCTCCAAAGATTGGGTGCAGAGCAATCACGCCTGGACTCTCGTTACGGCTGGATGAGAAACGGGGGTCACGTCACGTCCTTCGGGTCAAGTCGCGGGGCCCCCGCGATTTTGTCGTCGTCAAGGGGAACGCGGCGACCATCAGCGTCGGGAAGTCCATTAGCACTATCGGGAACTGGGTCAACGACCGCGACCATGGGCTACAATTCTAG
- a CDS encoding IS3 family transposase (programmed frameshift) yields the protein MKASKFSDAQKAFILKQGADGIPVTDICRKAGISQATYFNWKKKYDGLLPTEMRRLKLLEDENAKLRKLVADLSLDREMLQDVIRRKPLGPARKRKLVDGMCGEWDVSIRRACRVLEVDTSTYHYKSRRHDQAGIEARIKDICATRVRYGYRRVHVMLRREGWRVNAKKVYRIYNELGLQLRNKTPKRRVKAKLRDDRQPATQPNETWAMDFVHDQLATGRKIRVLTVIDTFSRFSPIVDPRFSYRAEHVVAALEQTCAAVGYPKTIRVDQGSEFISRDLDLWAYANGVTLDFSRPGKPTDNAFIEAFNGRLRAECLNAHWFLTLADAQEKLEAWRSYYNEVRPHGAIGNRSPISLQNPDGAPSPSS from the exons ATGAAGGCATCGAAGTTTTCGGACGCGCAGAAGGCATTCATCCTGAAGCAGGGAGCCGACGGGATCCCTGTGACGGACATCTGCCGGAAGGCCGGGATCAGTCAGGCGACCTACTTCAACTGGAAGAAGAAATACGATGGGCTGCTGCCGACGGAGATGCGGCGGCTGAAGCTGCTTGAGGACGAGAACGCAAAGCTTCGGAAGCTGGTGGCTGACCTGTCGCTGGATCGCGAGATGCTGCAGGACGTGATCCGCCGAAAAC CTCTAGGGCCTGCTCGCAAGCGCAAGCTGGTCGACGGAATGTGTGGCGAGTGGGATGTCTCGATCCGGCGGGCCTGCCGGGTTCTCGAAGTTGATACCTCCACCTACCACTACAAGTCCCGTCGGCACGACCAGGCCGGAATCGAGGCTAGGATCAAAGACATTTGTGCGACCCGCGTGCGGTACGGCTACCGCCGTGTGCATGTGATGCTCCGCCGAGAGGGCTGGCGAGTGAACGCCAAGAAGGTTTATAGGATTTACAATGAATTAGGTCTTCAATTACGCAATAAGACGCCCAAGCGGCGGGTCAAGGCAAAGCTCCGGGATGACCGGCAACCCGCCACGCAACCCAATGAGACCTGGGCGATGGACTTCGTGCACGACCAGTTGGCAACCGGAAGGAAGATCAGGGTGCTCACGGTGATCGACACGTTCTCTCGCTTCTCGCCGATCGTCGATCCACGGTTCAGCTACCGGGCCGAGCACGTGGTTGCCGCCCTTGAGCAGACCTGCGCCGCGGTGGGCTATCCCAAGACGATCCGCGTGGACCAAGGGTCCGAGTTCATCTCCCGAGACCTCGACCTATGGGCCTATGCCAACGGCGTCACGCTGGATTTCTCACGGCCCGGCAAGCCGACAGACAACGCCTTCATCGAGGCCTTTAACGGCCGCTTACGAGCAGAATGTTTAAACGCCCACTGGTTCCTGACGCTTGCAGACGCGCAGGAAAAGTTGGAGGCTTGGCGCAGTTACTACAATGAGGTTCGCCCACACGGCGCGATTGGCAACAGGTCACCGATCTCACTGCAAAATCCCGATGGCGCACCCAGCCCGTCATCGTGA